One genomic segment of Sparus aurata chromosome 24, fSpaAur1.1, whole genome shotgun sequence includes these proteins:
- the LOC115576575 gene encoding OX-2 membrane glycoprotein-like isoform X3, with protein MALGAVLHLLCAFGLFQKGLTDLIRTRRTVTAAVREEAGFRCELLQSKDVVQVTWHKVLRDREETLASYTTRYGQKVNPAFKDKVGFTDAGLQNSSIFIRNVTEEDEGCYLCLFNADPEGALIGQTCLQVYELHEPVLHVRESGSEETVVSCSATGRPAPTVTLTVLRDNVHFPGNSSVSVNNTNGTVTVTSTAVLTRLHHMDTEVRCAVRVLSAPQKEEVRMIPAEVKQSAEGSSWIIIIITVFSVVAVGCVAVIITVLLIRKPWNSSSLRDPEERRTPQNPNRNTEMKTPLMQKVNKQIRLRMSPGKKNENDSPKVSSSTTGTKQQLSVNKTPLVQQEYEQVRLRTSTRKKEERDSPKVSSKRGINRQLVFTIVSDLVTENDPQDVRW; from the exons GTCTGACAGATCTGATACGAACACGGaggactgtgactgcagctgtcAGAGAAGAAGCTGGTTTCAGGTGTGAGCTGCTGCAGTCTAAAGATGTTGTTCAGGTCACCTGGCACAAAGTTTTAcgtgacagagaggagacacttGCTTCTTACACTACTCGATATGGTCAAAAAGTGAATCCTGCCTTTAAAGATAAAGTAGGGTTTACAGATGCTGGACTGCAGAACAGCTCCATCTTCATCAGAAACGtgacagaggaagatgaaggctgCTATCTCTGTTTGTTCAACGCCGACCCTGAAGGTGCTCTCATTGGTCAAACCTGCCTCCAAGTCTACG AGCTGCATGAACCCGTTCTCCATGTGAGAGAATCAGGCTCTGAGGAGACAGTGGTGTCCTGCTCGGCCACAGGTCGACCTGCTCCCACAGTGACATTAACTGTCCTGAGAGACAACGTCCACTTTCCTGGAAACAGCTCCGTCAGTGTGAACAACACCAACGGTACAGTCACTGTCACCTCTACAGCTGTGCTGACTCGTCTCCATCACATGGACACAGAGGTTAGATGTGCAGTGCGagtgctctctgctcctcagaaaGAGGAGGTCAGGATGATTCCTGCTGAAGTCAAACAGTCTGCTGAAG GTTCCTCCTggatcatcattattattacagtGTTCTCTGTCGTGGCCGTTGGTTGTGTTGCAGTCATCATCACAGTCCTGCTGATACGAAAACCCTGGAACAG TTCGTCCCTCAGAGACCCAGAAGAGAGAAGGACACCACAAAAtccaaacagaaacactga gaTGAAAACACCTTTAATGCAGAAAGTGAACAAGCAGATAAGACTACGGATGTCTCCtggaaaaaagaatgaaaacgACTCTCCAAAAGTCTCGTCCTCAACAACGGGAACAAAGCAACAACTGTCTGT GAACAAAACACCTTTAGTGCAGCAAGAGTACGAGCAGGTAAGACTACGGACGTCTActagaaaaaaggaagaaagggaCTCTCCAAAAGTCTCCTCAAAAAGAGGAATTAACCGACAACTGGTTTTCACCATAGTCAGTGATTTAGTTACAGAGAATGACCCACAAGACGTGAGATGGTGA
- the LOC115576575 gene encoding uncharacterized protein LOC115576575 isoform X4 encodes MEQRAVVRLLCVLGVFHRGLTALIQTEQDVIAAVGDDARLSCQLLQSKEILQITWQKVLPEGEENVATFNKYFGERVNAGFQGKVEVKNNGLQNCSIVIKNVTDQDEGCYRCVFNAYPDGALIGNTCLKVYVRVLSAPQKEEVRVIPAEVKQSAEGSSWIVIIAVFSVVAVGCVAVIITVLLKRKPWNSSSRRDPEGRETPKKTNEITENKTPLLQKINELIRRHVSPKVSSSTTGTNQQPSGNETPLMEEMKELIRLQMSTGQKKESNSAKVSSSTRGTKQQLSENKTPLMKDDNEQVRRRVSTAKKKEKDSPKVSTSTTGPKRKLEYNNSQRFMDRE; translated from the exons ATGGAGCAGCGAGCAGTCGTTcgtctgttgtgtgtgttgggagtCTTTCACAGAG GTCTAACAGCTCTGATACAAACAGAGCAGGATGTGATTGCAGCTGTAGGAGATGATGCTCGTCTGAGCTGTCAGCTGCTTCAATCTAAAGAAATTCTCCAGATCACCTGGCAGAAGGTTTTACCTGAGGGGGAGGAGAATGTCGCTACCTTCAACAAGTACTTTGGAGAAAGGGTGAATGCTGGTTTTCAGGGAAAAGTGGAGGTTAAAAACAACGGACTGCAGAACTGCTCCATAGTCATCAAGAATGTGACAGACCAAGATGAAGGCTGCTATCGCTGTGTGTTTAACGCCTACCCCGACGGTGCTCTCATTGGAAATACCTGCCTCAAAGTCTACG TGCGagtgctctctgctcctcagaaaGAGGAGGTCAGGGTGATTCCTGCTGAAGTCAAACAGTCTGCTGAAG GTTCCTCCTGGATTGTTATTATAGCAGTGTTCTCTGTAGTAGCGGTTGGTTGTGTTGCAGTCATCATCACAGTCCTGCTGAAACGAAAACCCTGGAACAG TTCGTCACGCAGAGACCCAGAGGGCAGAGAGACACCCAAAAAAACTAACGAAATCACTGA GAACAAAACACCTTTACTGCAGAAAATAAACGAGCTGATTAGACGACATGTGTCCCCGAAAGTCTCGTCCTCAACAACAGGAACGAACCAACAACCATCTGG GAACGAAACACCTTTAATGGAGGAAATGAAGGAGCTGATAAGACTACAGATGTCTACtggacaaaagaaagaaagcaactCCGCAAAAGTCTCGTCCTCAACAAGAGGAACTAAACAACAACTGTCTGA GAACAAAACACCTTTAATGAAGGACGACAACGAGCAGGTAAGACGACGTGTGTCTactgcaaaaaagaaagaaaaggactCCCCAAAAGTCTCGACCTCAACAACAGGACCTAAACGAAAACTTGAGTACAACAATAGTCAACGATTTATGGACAGAGAATAA
- the LOC115576587 gene encoding OX-2 membrane glycoprotein-like, with protein MALSALLHLLSAFGLFQKGLTALIQTEQDVIAAVGDEVRLSCQLLQSKDVVQVTWQKVLPEGVKNVATYTRRFGKRVMSGFQGKVEVESAGLQNSSIIMRNVTDQDEGCYRCLFNTFPEGAFTGIICLRVYELHEPVLHVRESGSEETVVSCSATGRPAPTVTLTVLRDNVHFPGNSSVSVNNTNGTVTVTSTAVLTHLHHMDTEVRCAVRVLSAPQKEEVRMIPAEVKQSAEGYSWIIILLMVFSVEALCCGSVIITVLQEQKLRNRSSLRGGHDPAKTKWKH; from the exons ATGGCGCTTAGTGCACTTCTGCATTTACTTTCTGCGTTTGGACTCTTTCAGAAAG GTCTAACAGCTCTGATACAAACAGAGCAGGATGTGATTGCAGCTGTAGGAGACGAGGTTCGTCTGAGCTGTCAGCTGCTTCAATCTAAAGATGTTGTTCAGGTCACCTGGCAGAAAGTTTTACCTGAGGGGGTGAAGAATGTTGCTACCTACACCCGAAGATTTGGTAAAAGGGTGATGTCTGGTTTTCAAGGAAAAGTGGAGGTTGAATCCGCTGGACTGCAGAACAGCTCCATCATTATGAGAAACGTGACAGATCAAGATGAAGGCTGCTATCGCTGTTTGTTCAACACCTTTCCCGAAGGTGCTTTCACTGGTATAATCTGCCTCAGAGTCTACG AGCTGCATGAACCCGTTCTCCATGTGAGAGAATCAGGCTCTGAGGAGACAGTGGTGTCCTGCTCGGCCACAGGTCGACCTGCTCCCACAGTGACATTAACTGTCCTGAGAGACAACGTCCACTTTCCTGGAAACAGCTCCGTCAGTGTGAACAACACCAACGGTACAGTCACTGTCACCTCTACAGCTGTGCTGACTCATCTCCATCACATGGACACAGAGGTTAGATGTGCAGTGCGagtgctctctgctcctcagaaaGAGGAGGTCAGGATGATTCCTGCTGAAGTCAAACAGTCTGCTGAAG GTTACTCTTGgattattattcttcttatGGTGTTCTCTGTGGAGGCCTTGTGTTGTGGTTCAGTCATCATCACAGTCCTGCAGGAACAAAAACTCAGGAACAG GTCGTCCCTCAGAGGAGGTCACGACCCCGCAAAAACCAAATGGAAACACTGA
- the LOC115576584 gene encoding OX-2 membrane glycoprotein-like — MKCLTELIRTRRTVTAAVGEEAGFNCELLQIKDVVQVTWLKVLPEGEETLASYTTRFGQKVNLAFKGKVGFTDAGLQSSSIFIRNVTEEDEGCYVCLFNADPEGALIGRTCLQVYELHEPVLHVRESGSEETVVSCSATGRPAPTVTLTVLRDNVHFPGNSSVSVNNTNGTVTVTSTAVLTRLHHMDTEVRCAVRVLSAPQKEEVRMIPAEVKQSAEGFQEDSGTKNTLFPIIITLSVVLPFCCVAAAVITVLLIRRHRSSQTQGHSEIMTPPKTTAHTQETETPLMCQEKQHLRQRTASEKREGSESPEPSPGTRQQLF, encoded by the exons atgaaat GTCTGACAGAGCTGATACGAACACGGaggactgtgactgcagctgtcGGAGAAGAAGCTGGTTTCAACTGTGAGCTTCTGCAAATTAAAGATGTTGTTCAGGTCACCTGGCTCAAGGTTTTACCTGAGGGAGAGGAGACACTTGCTTCTTACACTACTAGATTTGGTCAAAAAGTGAATCTTGCCTTTAAAGGTAAAGTAGGGTTTACAGATGCTGGACTGCAGAGCAGCTCCATCTTCATCAGAAACGtgacagaggaagatgaaggctgCTATGTCTGTTTGTTCAACGCCGACCCTGAAGGTGCTCTCATTGGTAGAACCTGCCTCCAAGTCTACG AGCTGCATGAACCCGTTCTCCATGTGAGAGAATCAGGCTCTGAGGAGACAGTGGTGTCCTGCTCGGCCACAGGTCGACCTGCTCCCACAGTGACATTAACTGTCCTGAGAGACAACGTCCACTTTCCTGGAAACAGCTCCGTCAGTGTGAACAACACCAACGGTACAGTCACTGTCACCTCTACAGCTGTGCTGACTCGTCTCCATCACATGGACACAGAGGTTAGATGTGCAGTGCGagtgctctctgctcctcagaaaGAGGAGGTCAGGATGATTCCTGCTGAAGTCAAACAGTCTGCTGAAG GTTTCCAAGAGGATTCTGGGACCAAGAACACACTTTTCCCCATCATCATTACATTGTCTGTGGTGCTGCCCTTctgttgtgttgcagcagcagtcatCACAGTCCTGCTGATACGAAGACATAGAAGCAG TCAGACACAAGGACACTCTGAGATCATGACACCACCAAAAACAACTGCACACACTCAAGA GACTGAAACACCTTTGATGTGTCAAGAAAAGCAGCACTTAAGGCAACGGACTGCAtctgagaaaagagaaggaagtgaAAGCCCAGAACCATCGCCCGGCACTCGCCAACAACtattttga